In Symphalangus syndactylus isolate Jambi chromosome 15, NHGRI_mSymSyn1-v2.1_pri, whole genome shotgun sequence, the following are encoded in one genomic region:
- the HMGB1 gene encoding high mobility group protein B1, producing the protein MGKGDPKKPRGKMSSYAFFVQTCREEHKKKHPDASVNFSEFSKKCSERWKTMSAKEKGKFEDMAKADKARYEREMKTYIPPKGETKKKFKDPNAPKRPPSAFFLFCSEYRPKIKGEHPGLSIGDVAKKLGEMWNNTAADDKQPYEKKAAKLKEKYEKDIAAYRAKGKPDAAKKGVVKAEKSKKKKEEEEDEEDEEDEEEEEDEEDEDEEEDDDDE; encoded by the exons atgggcaaaggagaTCCTAAGAAGCCGAGAGGCAAAATGTCATCATATGCATTTTTTGTGCAAACTTGTCGGGAGGAGCATAAGAAGAAGCACCCAGATGCTTCAGTCAACTTCTCAGAGTTTTCTAAGAAGTGCTCAGAGAGGTGGAAG acCATGTCtgctaaagagaaaggaaaatttgaagATATGGCAAAGGCGGACAAGGCCCgttatgaaagagaaatgaaaacctatatCCCTCCCAAAGGGGAGACAAAAAAGAAGTTCAAGGATCCCAATGCACCCAAGAGGCCTCC ttcggCCTTCTTCCTGTTCTGCTCTGAGTATCGCCCAAAAATCAAAGGAGAACATCCTGGCCTGTCCATTGGTGATGTTGCGAAGAAACTGGGAGAGATGTGGAATAACACTGCTGCAGATGACAAGCAGCCTTACGAAAAGAAGGCTGCGAAGCTGAAGGAAAAATACGAAAAG GATATTGCTGCATATCGAGCTAAAGGAAAGCCTGATGCAGCAAAAAAAGGAGTTGTCAAGgctgaaaaaagcaagaaaaagaaggaagaggaggaagatgaggaagatgaagaggatgaggaggaggaggaagatgaagaagatgaagatgaagaagaagatgatgatgatgaataa